From Acidobacteriota bacterium, one genomic window encodes:
- a CDS encoding DUF1761 domain-containing protein, translating into MENFYINHIAVFVCAVLSLAIGGLWYSPLLFAKSWQHAAGVSDEQMTRFNPAKVFGLTFILAWLMSYNLAFFIAGPGTTWQWGVGAALLAAVWAVGMIVVIALFEQRSLKYIAINCGYVFVYFALIGFILGIWR; encoded by the coding sequence ATGGAAAACTTTTACATCAATCACATCGCGGTTTTTGTTTGTGCCGTTCTGAGCCTGGCGATCGGCGGCCTTTGGTATTCGCCCTTGTTGTTCGCAAAAAGCTGGCAGCACGCGGCCGGTGTCAGCGACGAGCAGATGACGAGATTCAATCCGGCGAAAGTCTTCGGGCTGACGTTCATTCTTGCCTGGCTCATGTCATACAACCTGGCTTTCTTCATTGCCGGGCCCGGAACGACATGGCAATGGGGTGTTGGAGCAGCTCTGCTCGCCGCGGTCTGGGCCGTCGGAATGATCGTTGTGATCGCCCTATTCGAACAGCGTTCGTTGAAGTACATTGCGATTAATTGCGGCTACGTTTTCGTATACTTTGCACTGATCGGCTTTATTCTCGGAATCTGGAGGTAA
- a CDS encoding DUF4287 domain-containing protein — translation MDGLVGSTGKDLEAWLKTVDGFASKKRNEVIAWLKDEHKFNHMHASLLAGIHANGGKPVYASTDSLLDDQFAKSADMRPLYDEFVEFISKNFPNATFLPKKTYISVLENREFAAVNIKKTELRIGLDLGDRPFDEKVEKAKLTGPMPRISHMVIATDSSRFDGELTDLLKLSHARCH, via the coding sequence ATGGATGGGCTTGTGGGCTCGACCGGCAAGGATCTCGAAGCCTGGCTAAAGACCGTTGATGGGTTTGCCAGCAAAAAGCGAAACGAGGTCATCGCGTGGCTCAAGGACGAGCACAAATTCAACCACATGCACGCGTCCTTGCTCGCGGGAATTCACGCAAACGGCGGCAAACCGGTCTATGCGAGCACCGACAGCCTGCTGGACGATCAGTTTGCGAAATCGGCAGATATGCGGCCGTTGTATGATGAATTCGTTGAGTTCATCTCCAAGAACTTCCCAAACGCGACATTCTTGCCGAAAAAGACGTACATTTCGGTGCTGGAGAATCGTGAGTTCGCCGCCGTAAATATTAAAAAAACGGAACTCAGGATAGGCCTTGACCTCGGCGATCGTCCCTTCGACGAAAAGGTGGAAAAAGCAAAGCTCACAGGCCCGATGCCCCGAATTTCGCATATGGTCATAGCGACCGATAGCAGCCGATTTGATGGAGAACTAACCGATCTGCTCAAGCTCTCACACGCGAGATGTCACTAA
- a CDS encoding DUF2461 domain-containing protein, with product MQPGYYFHVQPGRSFVAGGKHYPDGPELLKLRTAIGNNTGEFLKIVEKKSFLDAFGKVRGESLKSAPKGFDPEHKAVEYLKLKEYMAFTEFLDEEFLTSAEFPRHLVKLAKEMYPLVAFLRKALA from the coding sequence ATGCAGCCGGGTTACTATTTCCATGTCCAGCCGGGCAGGAGCTTCGTAGCCGGCGGAAAACATTATCCGGACGGTCCAGAGCTACTTAAACTTAGAACCGCGATCGGGAATAATACTGGCGAATTCCTAAAGATCGTAGAGAAAAAGAGCTTCCTTGATGCCTTTGGCAAAGTTCGCGGCGAAAGCCTCAAATCGGCTCCGAAAGGCTTCGACCCTGAACACAAAGCCGTCGAGTATCTAAAGCTCAAAGAATACATGGCATTCACGGAGTTTCTGGACGAGGAATTCCTCACCTCGGCCGAGTTTCCTAGACACCTCGTCAAACTTGCGAAGGAAATGTATCCGCTTGTCGCATTTCTACGGAAAGCTCTGGCCTGA
- a CDS encoding DUF2461 domain-containing protein, with translation MIEKSTLQFLSDLSLNNNRDWFQANKKLFDAAQDNVTGFAGYLIGEIGKFDAAVGGLDPKACVFRIYRDVRFSKDKSPYKTNLGAYISPADVNRCSRVTISMSSRAGAS, from the coding sequence ATGATAGAAAAAAGCACTCTACAATTCTTGTCAGACCTCTCGCTCAATAACAACCGAGATTGGTTTCAGGCGAATAAGAAGCTGTTCGATGCGGCGCAGGATAATGTGACCGGTTTCGCGGGCTATTTGATCGGCGAGATAGGTAAATTTGACGCCGCCGTCGGCGGACTCGACCCGAAGGCGTGCGTTTTCCGCATATATCGCGACGTTCGATTTTCTAAGGACAAGAGCCCTTATAAAACGAATCTCGGAGCCTACATCAGCCCGGCGGACGTAAATCGATGCAGCCGGGTTACTATTTCCATGTCCAGCCGGGCAGGAGCTTCGTAG
- a CDS encoding UBP-type zinc finger domain-containing protein, with protein MEYCEHVSTIVPVKPSSDGCEDCLKIGGRWLHLRLCKNCGHVGCCDQSPNKHATKHFRSTNHPIIKSFQPGEEWGYCYIDDAFYETLPESAPPA; from the coding sequence ATGGAATATTGTGAACACGTCTCAACTATCGTACCGGTAAAACCCAGCTCCGACGGCTGCGAGGATTGTCTTAAGATCGGCGGCCGATGGCTTCACCTGCGGCTCTGCAAAAACTGCGGCCACGTCGGCTGCTGTGACCAAAGCCCGAACAAGCACGCGACAAAGCACTTTCGCTCAACCAATCACCCGATCATCAAATCGTTCCAGCCGGGCGAAGAATGGGGATATTGCTACATCGACGATGCGTTCTACGAAACGCTGCCTGAGTCAGCACCGCCTGCGTAA
- a CDS encoding DUF2911 domain-containing protein: MRSIFCSVIITLFALSTLGQELRVPTLSPQAEVTQEVGLTQVKLSYARPSAKGRKVFGELVPFGEVWRTGANASTKLTFTEDVKIAGNALKVGTYALYSIPGANEWTMIIHTNTKHRSLAGDVYKQAEDAFRFKVKPGKTANYLETFTIEFGDFTTSSANLILSWENTQIKFPIEFDVDARVAEQIAKLAAAPAGMAHMNYFLAAEYNLHNDKDLTKADEWILTAIEKSPKNSRYGLLRAKILAKAGKKDQALKVVAEANAWAKEAKNANYVEQTQLFWDSLKK; encoded by the coding sequence ATGCGATCGATCTTTTGCAGTGTAATTATTACTTTGTTTGCTCTCTCCACACTCGGACAAGAGCTTAGGGTGCCGACGCTTAGCCCGCAGGCCGAAGTAACTCAAGAGGTCGGCCTGACACAGGTCAAGCTGAGTTATGCACGGCCAAGTGCGAAAGGGCGTAAGGTTTTTGGCGAACTCGTTCCCTTTGGCGAGGTCTGGCGAACCGGTGCGAACGCATCGACCAAACTCACGTTTACCGAAGACGTAAAGATCGCGGGCAATGCCCTCAAGGTCGGAACCTATGCTCTCTATTCGATCCCCGGAGCGAACGAGTGGACAATGATCATCCACACGAATACAAAACACCGCTCGCTCGCAGGCGACGTCTATAAGCAAGCCGAGGACGCATTTCGATTTAAGGTAAAGCCCGGAAAGACCGCCAATTATCTAGAGACTTTCACTATCGAATTTGGTGATTTCACAACGTCGTCAGCCAACCTGATCCTCTCGTGGGAAAATACGCAGATCAAATTCCCGATCGAGTTCGATGTCGATGCACGGGTCGCTGAGCAGATCGCAAAACTCGCGGCTGCACCGGCGGGAATGGCCCACATGAACTACTTTCTCGCCGCCGAATACAATCTGCACAATGACAAGGACCTGACCAAAGCAGATGAATGGATCCTAACCGCGATCGAGAAAAGCCCAAAGAATTCCCGTTACGGCCTGCTTCGCGCGAAGATCCTTGCCAAGGCGGGAAAGAAAGACCAGGCTCTGAAGGTAGTCGCCGAAGCTAACGCATGGGCCAAAGAAGCCAAGAACGCGAACTATGTCGAGCAGACACAACTATTTTGGGATTCGCTGAAGAAATAA
- the ltaE gene encoding low-specificity L-threonine aldolase: MIDLRSDTVTKPSSAMRTAMANAEVGDDVYGEDPTVNRLQERSAEIFGKEAALFVTSGTMGNQIAVKVHTRPGDEVIIEERGHIFNYEVGAASIIAGVTIRPVRSGDGSGILTWDDIAPAVSSDGIYDHTQTGLLCIENTLNLAGGRVMSAERCADLSERAHAIGLPVHVDGARIFNAAVAQDTTVAELTKYCDSVQFCLSKGLGAPVGSVLVGSHDLIKEARIWRKRLGGGMRQAGILAAAGLIALEESPKRLHEDHTNARSLAEGIASLPGITLDVETVETNIVVFDVSGTGRSREQICKLLKEKGVLASGFSSRIRMVTHCDIISADISAAIRALEDILT, encoded by the coding sequence ATGATCGACCTCCGTAGCGATACAGTAACTAAACCTTCATCGGCAATGCGAACAGCAATGGCAAATGCCGAGGTCGGCGACGACGTTTACGGCGAAGACCCGACCGTTAACCGCCTGCAAGAGCGGTCGGCGGAGATCTTTGGTAAGGAAGCGGCTCTGTTCGTTACGTCTGGCACGATGGGCAATCAGATCGCCGTTAAGGTCCATACGCGGCCCGGCGACGAGGTGATCATCGAGGAACGCGGGCACATTTTTAATTACGAGGTCGGAGCGGCTTCGATAATTGCAGGCGTGACGATCAGGCCGGTGCGAAGCGGTGATGGTTCGGGAATTTTGACTTGGGACGACATCGCTCCGGCGGTCAGTTCGGACGGAATTTATGACCACACGCAAACTGGTCTGCTCTGCATCGAAAACACGTTGAATCTCGCCGGCGGCCGCGTGATGTCTGCCGAACGCTGTGCCGACCTCAGCGAACGGGCACATGCGATCGGTTTACCGGTCCATGTCGACGGAGCCCGGATTTTCAACGCGGCCGTCGCCCAAGATACGACAGTCGCTGAGCTGACCAAATACTGCGACTCGGTCCAATTCTGCCTCTCAAAAGGCCTCGGTGCTCCCGTCGGTTCGGTTCTCGTCGGCTCGCACGATTTAATCAAAGAAGCCCGCATCTGGCGAAAACGCCTCGGCGGCGGCATGCGCCAAGCAGGAATTCTCGCGGCCGCCGGCCTCATCGCCCTCGAAGAATCCCCAAAACGCCTCCACGAAGACCACACCAATGCACGCAGCCTCGCGGAAGGCATCGCCTCGCTTCCCGGCATCACTCTCGACGTGGAAACGGTCGAGACAAATATCGTTGTTTTCGATGTCTCGGGTACGGGCAGATCCCGCGAACAGATCTGCAAGCTGCTTAAAGAGAAAGGAGTTTTGGCAAGTGGTTTTAGCAGCCGCATTCGAATGGTAACGCACTGCGATATCATATCGGCTGACATCTCAGCAGCGATCCGGGCACTCGAAGATATCCTTACTTAA
- a CDS encoding MmcQ/YjbR family DNA-binding protein, with the protein MDLEALRKYCLSFPGATEDIKWGADLCFCVGAKMFCVTGADSVTGGLSVKCTPEKFADLIEREGIDPAAYVGRYKWVRISDLDAVSNDELNDLISTSYQLVRDKLPKGVRDRLK; encoded by the coding sequence ATGGATCTCGAAGCTCTACGCAAATACTGCCTCTCGTTCCCCGGTGCAACAGAAGACATCAAATGGGGAGCCGATCTGTGTTTCTGCGTCGGCGCAAAGATGTTTTGCGTGACCGGAGCCGACTCGGTCACGGGCGGGCTTTCGGTTAAATGCACGCCCGAGAAGTTCGCCGACCTGATCGAGCGCGAGGGCATCGATCCGGCAGCGTACGTCGGCCGATACAAATGGGTTCGCATCTCTGACCTCGACGCCGTTTCAAATGATGAGCTAAATGATCTGATCTCGACCTCGTACCAACTCGTTCGCGACAAACTCCCAAAAGGCGTCCGCGATAGGCTCAAATAA
- a CDS encoding TonB-dependent receptor, with protein sequence MATITSAQSETATVLGSVRDANGAVLVGAKVEIKNSATSIASTTVSDPNGDFQFVNLKIGNYRITVEANGFGKTIAEVNLTVNSRQRVDLTLSVASATETVTVTGAADLLESASSDKGQVIQRQQIVALPLNGRSYANLALLAPGVRESNTNSAIGGGGREAAFNVNGLRATVNNFLLDGIDNNAYGTSNQSFSSQVVQVSPDAIAEFKVQTNTYSAEFGRSGGAVINATYRTGGNRFHASAWEFHRNTVLNATGFFKPPLGVKPPLIRNQFGFTFGGPIIKDRTFFFGDYEGFRQIQKNLVFSTIPTLAQRTGILSVAVRNPLTGVTYAAGTPIPLTPFAQKVLNDLPAPINAGTANNYSELVQNKQFNDKYNVRIDHKFNDAASIFGRWSYRNSEAFEGPNIPGPSGSNQNGFIDILNKQLALGGSYAFKNASVLDIRYSYSQINAGKRPPLTGGASMLDLYGITGLPTDKVITGGLTTQTIGGISQLGRQATNPQYQDPLNHNIRLNYALTLGRHSLKMGYEHLRVGTDVQDTNPLMGLDTYSGQYSRPIGAASNNLYNLADFYFGLRSQYELATLTVAEMQQRFHYAYIQDDIKVNQRLTLNLGLRYEFGTPYWEKNNRLSNYDPISNTIVTAKSGSIADRALVDPDYNNFGPRLGFAYSLNDKTVFRGGFGQGYVFLNRLGSADILGTNFPIVTRAAVAQTAPDPVLNPLCSGNVYSGTCFRTTQLGYPTSGLPNNVTLYVPKDKPTTSIQNWQLSIQRELWGNTVLDVAYVGNRVKDSVLLADLNQARPLTEAEAALPAAQQPSLQARRRIAGFGSISAVLPEGFSTYNALQVKFEKRFSKGLYLLNSFTFSKALDNGSQVLEEPNGNTGTPQDVNNFKADKGIGAYDQPFNNTTSFVYELPIGRGRTIGSDMNRALDAFIGGWTLNGINTMTSGAPINFRYGPSPVTNNLPTFLGGVALRPNVTCDPVNRGDRPNPTTGYFLPVNQCLTRPPVYSPFGSAARNLARSDKYFNLDLAVQKQFKLPFTDESRLDFRAEFFNVFNKTNFGAANSDITSAAFGTISSAFPARQIQLALKLSF encoded by the coding sequence ATGGCAACAATAACATCGGCACAGTCCGAAACGGCGACCGTCTTAGGCTCGGTCCGTGACGCGAACGGTGCCGTCCTCGTCGGTGCGAAGGTCGAGATCAAAAATTCGGCGACGAGCATCGCTTCAACTACAGTTTCTGACCCGAATGGTGATTTTCAGTTCGTCAACCTGAAGATCGGCAACTATCGGATCACGGTCGAAGCGAATGGATTCGGCAAAACGATCGCTGAGGTCAATCTTACGGTCAACTCACGTCAGCGCGTCGATCTTACGCTCTCGGTCGCAAGTGCGACGGAGACGGTAACTGTTACCGGAGCCGCCGATCTGCTCGAATCCGCGTCAAGCGACAAAGGCCAGGTCATCCAACGCCAGCAGATCGTCGCATTACCGTTAAATGGCCGTTCATACGCAAATTTAGCGCTTCTTGCACCGGGCGTTCGCGAATCAAACACCAACAGCGCGATCGGCGGCGGCGGCCGCGAAGCTGCATTTAACGTAAACGGCCTGCGTGCTACCGTGAACAATTTCCTACTCGACGGCATCGACAACAATGCCTACGGAACCAGCAACCAGAGCTTTTCGAGCCAGGTCGTTCAGGTTTCGCCCGATGCAATTGCGGAATTTAAAGTTCAGACAAATACCTACAGTGCCGAGTTCGGTCGTTCCGGCGGAGCAGTTATCAACGCGACATACCGCACCGGAGGCAATAGATTCCACGCATCAGCATGGGAATTTCATCGCAACACGGTCTTAAACGCAACCGGATTCTTTAAGCCGCCCCTAGGCGTTAAACCGCCGCTTATCCGCAACCAGTTCGGCTTCACCTTCGGCGGTCCGATAATTAAGGACCGTACATTCTTCTTTGGCGATTACGAAGGTTTCCGTCAGATCCAGAAGAATCTGGTGTTTTCGACTATACCCACGCTTGCCCAGCGAACCGGAATACTATCAGTCGCCGTTCGCAATCCGCTAACCGGCGTTACATATGCTGCCGGCACGCCGATCCCTCTGACACCGTTCGCTCAAAAGGTCCTGAACGATCTGCCGGCACCGATCAACGCGGGAACAGCGAATAACTATTCAGAGTTGGTTCAAAACAAACAGTTCAACGACAAGTATAACGTTCGTATCGATCACAAATTCAACGATGCTGCATCGATCTTTGGCCGTTGGAGCTACCGCAATTCTGAAGCTTTTGAAGGCCCGAACATCCCAGGCCCGTCGGGGAGCAATCAGAACGGTTTTATTGACATCCTGAATAAGCAGCTTGCTCTCGGCGGTTCTTACGCATTCAAGAATGCCTCGGTGCTCGATATCCGCTACTCATATTCACAGATCAACGCCGGCAAACGGCCGCCGCTCACGGGCGGAGCGAGCATGTTAGACCTTTACGGGATCACCGGACTTCCAACCGACAAGGTTATAACGGGTGGTCTTACAACCCAGACTATCGGCGGCATCTCGCAGCTTGGACGCCAGGCGACTAATCCGCAGTACCAGGATCCCCTCAATCACAATATACGGCTTAACTACGCCTTAACACTCGGCCGCCACAGCCTGAAAATGGGCTATGAGCATCTCCGCGTCGGAACTGACGTTCAGGATACGAACCCGCTGATGGGCCTTGATACTTACAGCGGACAATATAGCCGTCCAATCGGAGCCGCATCGAACAACCTTTATAATCTCGCTGATTTCTACTTCGGACTGCGAAGCCAGTACGAACTAGCCACGCTAACCGTGGCCGAAATGCAGCAGCGGTTTCATTACGCCTATATTCAGGATGATATCAAGGTGAATCAAAGGCTTACGCTTAACCTCGGCCTCAGATACGAATTCGGAACGCCGTATTGGGAAAAGAACAATCGCCTGTCAAATTACGATCCGATCTCGAACACGATCGTGACCGCTAAAAGCGGCTCTATCGCTGACCGAGCACTGGTCGATCCTGACTACAACAATTTCGGCCCGCGTTTAGGTTTCGCATACAGCCTCAACGACAAAACCGTCTTTCGCGGCGGCTTTGGCCAGGGCTATGTTTTTCTAAACCGCCTGGGTAGCGCTGATATTCTCGGCACCAACTTCCCTATCGTTACCCGTGCGGCGGTTGCCCAAACCGCCCCCGATCCGGTCCTGAATCCGCTTTGTTCCGGAAATGTTTATTCAGGAACATGCTTCCGGACGACTCAGCTTGGATACCCGACGAGCGGTTTGCCTAATAACGTAACTCTCTACGTTCCAAAGGATAAGCCGACGACCAGCATCCAGAACTGGCAGCTCTCGATCCAGCGTGAGTTGTGGGGTAACACAGTTCTCGACGTCGCCTATGTCGGAAACCGGGTAAAGGATTCCGTACTTCTGGCCGATCTGAACCAAGCGAGACCACTTACCGAGGCCGAAGCGGCTCTGCCTGCGGCACAACAGCCTTCGCTTCAAGCTCGTCGCCGGATCGCAGGATTTGGATCGATCTCCGCCGTTCTGCCGGAGGGTTTTTCAACATACAACGCATTGCAGGTAAAATTCGAAAAACGATTCAGCAAAGGGCTTTACTTGCTGAATTCTTTCACGTTCTCGAAGGCTCTCGATAACGGCTCGCAAGTTCTCGAGGAGCCAAATGGCAACACCGGGACGCCGCAGGACGTGAACAATTTCAAGGCCGACAAAGGAATCGGTGCATACGATCAGCCCTTCAACAACACGACGAGTTTTGTGTACGAATTGCCCATCGGTCGCGGCCGAACCATTGGAAGCGATATGAACCGTGCCCTCGACGCGTTCATCGGCGGTTGGACATTGAACGGCATCAACACGATGACGAGCGGAGCTCCGATCAACTTCCGCTACGGCCCTTCACCGGTGACGAACAATCTCCCAACCTTCCTCGGCGGCGTCGCCCTGCGGCCAAACGTAACTTGCGATCCGGTTAATCGCGGTGACCGCCCAAATCCGACGACCGGCTATTTCCTGCCGGTAAATCAATGCCTTACGCGTCCGCCGGTCTATTCACCGTTCGGTTCGGCGGCCCGCAATCTGGCACGCAGCGACAAGTATTTCAACCTCGACCTCGCTGTGCAAAAACAGTTCAAGCTGCCATTTACCGACGAGTCGCGTCTCGATTTCCGTGCTGAGTTCTTTAATGTTTTCAACAAAACAAACTTTGGTGCGGCAAACTCGGACATCACGAGTGCAGCCTTCGGTACGATCAGCAGTGCTTTCCCAGCACGGCAGATCCAACTTGCGTTAAAATTGTCCTTCTAG
- a CDS encoding glycerophosphodiester phosphodiesterase — MKPAFLFLALLLTTSVFAQTRPVSIEGHRGARGWVPENTIPAFKKALELGADTLELDVVLTKDGKVVVSHEAWFSSVISLDKNGNRIPADKQRENNIYKMTYDEVKMFDVGSIGNKDFPLQEKMKVVKPLLSDVFTEIGKFVRSRKLPSPRYNIEIKTEGVTGDDVFHPKMEPFTRAVYDVIKASKMLKYVIIQSFDVRPLQELRKIDPKVPVSFLVANKDSLDKNLESLGFKPDTYSPHFMLVDVALIAACKARGIKVVPWTLNEIADLERMKTFELDGIITDYPDRVVKVFRN; from the coding sequence ATGAAACCTGCATTTCTCTTCTTAGCGTTGCTTTTAACAACCAGCGTTTTCGCGCAAACTCGCCCAGTGAGCATCGAGGGCCATCGCGGTGCTCGCGGTTGGGTTCCGGAAAACACGATCCCTGCGTTCAAGAAAGCTCTCGAGCTAGGTGCCGACACCCTCGAACTGGACGTTGTCCTAACAAAGGACGGGAAAGTCGTTGTCTCTCATGAGGCATGGTTCTCGTCCGTCATATCCCTCGACAAGAACGGAAACCGGATCCCCGCCGATAAACAGCGTGAAAACAACATCTACAAAATGACCTATGACGAGGTCAAAATGTTCGATGTCGGCAGCATCGGCAACAAGGATTTTCCGCTGCAGGAAAAAATGAAGGTCGTAAAACCGCTGCTCTCAGACGTTTTCACTGAGATTGGCAAATTTGTCAGATCGAGAAAACTTCCTTCGCCTCGTTACAACATCGAGATCAAAACTGAGGGCGTAACCGGTGATGATGTTTTTCATCCGAAAATGGAGCCGTTCACGCGAGCCGTTTATGACGTCATCAAGGCATCGAAGATGCTCAAATATGTGATCATTCAATCCTTTGACGTTCGCCCGCTCCAAGAACTTCGCAAGATCGACCCCAAAGTGCCGGTCTCTTTTCTCGTAGCGAATAAAGATAGCTTAGACAAGAATCTGGAAAGTCTTGGCTTCAAGCCCGATACATATAGCCCACATTTCATGCTTGTCGATGTGGCCTTGATCGCAGCATGCAAAGCCCGCGGTATCAAGGTCGTCCCGTGGACGTTAAATGAAATAGCCGATCTTGAACGAATGAAAACCTTCGAACTTGACGGCATCATCACAGATTACCCGGACCGGGTCGTCAAAGTCTTCAGGAATTAA
- a CDS encoding (d)CMP kinase gives MIIAIDGPSGAGKSTLGKMLAKKLNLLYLDTGAMYRAVALAVERANVPYRDIDRIAYIAENAKIDLVGEPDHLRIILDGDEVTSEIRTLEIAQAASVVSTISEVRRIMVEHQRAIGNTARNGCVLEGRDIGSVVFPHADIKFFLTAKPEARASRRHSEDQAKGRVSTYEQTLAEINERDERDVSREDSPLTISDDAVVIDTSELDLAEVFEQMLAVLRERQSAAA, from the coding sequence ATGATCATCGCCATCGACGGCCCGAGCGGTGCCGGCAAATCTACACTCGGCAAGATGCTTGCCAAAAAGCTCAATCTCCTATATCTCGACACAGGAGCAATGTACCGAGCCGTTGCTCTCGCTGTTGAGCGGGCAAACGTACCCTATCGCGACATCGACCGCATCGCCTATATCGCAGAAAATGCGAAGATCGATCTCGTCGGCGAGCCTGATCACTTGCGAATCATCCTCGATGGCGACGAAGTCACCTCCGAGATCCGAACGCTGGAGATCGCTCAGGCGGCATCGGTTGTCTCCACCATCTCGGAAGTCCGCCGCATCATGGTCGAGCATCAGCGAGCCATAGGCAACACCGCTCGGAACGGCTGCGTTCTCGAAGGCCGCGATATCGGCAGTGTCGTCTTCCCTCACGCTGATATCAAGTTCTTCTTAACCGCCAAACCCGAAGCACGGGCCAGCCGCCGACATTCCGAGGACCAGGCAAAAGGCCGCGTTTCCACTTACGAGCAAACTCTAGCCGAGATCAACGAACGCGACGAACGCGATGTTTCACGCGAGGATTCGCCGCTCACAATCTCAGACGACGCCGTCGTCATCGACACCAGTGAACTCGACCTCGCCGAGGTTTTCGAACAAATGCTCGCCGTCCTGCGTGAAAGACAGAGTGCGGCTGCTTAG
- a CDS encoding aminotransferase class V-fold PLP-dependent enzyme, translating into MSNNSTSRRHFLYGGFAATGALGLAAGLAHGEDDSFAGSVTIPTQPIRPDDEAAWKAIARNYNVTSKITNLENGYWGIMARPVLAEYQRLTEFVNRENTYFARLQFGDAYKAVRAKVAAFLNVGVDEIALTRGATEALQALIGGYNKLKGGDTVLFADLDYSEMKTAMRWLEERRGVKAVKLIFPEPSKDVPLTEASILSFYEKALNANPRTKLLLLTHLNNWTGLIIPVAKIAKMARERGIDVVLDAAHSVGQVDMQIKDLGCDFVGVNLHKWVGAPIGCGVVYINKPRIADIDTYMAKSPGSTDISARIDTGTSNFAAHMAIPYAIDFHNKIGTAAKEGRLRYLRNLWVGPAREMKGLTVLTPDDPKMVAALTSFRLDGVISTKANEALMKHLNEKFGILTVRRTGPDAGDCIRVTPSVYNTPDDMAKLVSALRSITSSAYSF; encoded by the coding sequence ATGAGCAATAATTCAACCTCACGACGACATTTCTTGTACGGCGGTTTTGCCGCGACAGGGGCTTTAGGACTCGCCGCCGGCCTGGCTCACGGAGAAGACGATAGTTTTGCCGGATCGGTAACTATTCCCACGCAACCGATAAGGCCCGACGATGAAGCGGCATGGAAAGCGATAGCCAGGAATTACAACGTCACGTCGAAGATAACAAATCTCGAGAACGGCTACTGGGGAATTATGGCACGTCCTGTTCTCGCTGAATATCAACGCCTGACGGAGTTTGTGAATCGCGAGAATACCTATTTTGCGCGGTTGCAGTTTGGCGATGCATATAAAGCGGTAAGGGCTAAGGTCGCCGCGTTCCTTAATGTCGGCGTTGACGAGATCGCGTTAACGCGCGGTGCCACAGAAGCCCTGCAGGCTCTCATTGGTGGATACAACAAACTGAAGGGCGGCGATACGGTGCTTTTCGCTGACCTTGATTATTCGGAGATGAAAACTGCAATGCGTTGGCTCGAGGAAAGGCGGGGCGTAAAGGCCGTAAAGTTGATTTTTCCGGAGCCAAGCAAGGACGTTCCTCTCACAGAGGCAAGTATCCTGAGCTTTTATGAGAAGGCGCTAAATGCGAATCCGAGAACGAAACTTCTGCTTTTGACCCATCTGAATAACTGGACCGGGCTGATCATTCCGGTTGCCAAGATCGCAAAAATGGCAAGGGAACGCGGGATCGATGTTGTCCTCGATGCTGCTCATTCAGTCGGGCAGGTCGATATGCAGATAAAAGACCTAGGTTGTGATTTCGTCGGCGTAAATCTCCACAAATGGGTCGGAGCGCCGATTGGCTGCGGCGTGGTCTACATAAACAAACCTCGCATTGCCGATATCGACACCTATATGGCGAAATCGCCGGGCTCAACCGATATCTCCGCACGGATCGACACGGGTACGTCAAACTTTGCGGCTCACATGGCGATCCCGTATGCGATCGATTTTCATAACAAGATCGGAACAGCCGCAAAAGAGGGCCGTTTGCGATATTTGAGGAACCTGTGGGTCGGGCCCGCCCGCGAGATGAAGGGATTAACGGTTCTGACGCCGGACGACCCGAAAATGGTCGCTGCGTTGACGTCGTTTCGTCTGGATGGTGTCATCTCAACCAAGGCGAACGAGGCGCTGATGAAACATTTGAATGAGAAATTCGGGATACTCACTGTACGACGGACCGGTCCCGATGCGGGAGATTGTATTAGAGTTACGCCATCGGTTTACAACACGCCCGACGACATGGCAAAGCTCGTGAGCGCGTTGAGGTCGATCACATCGTCGGCCTATTCATTCTGA